In the genome of Allorhizobium ampelinum S4, one region contains:
- a CDS encoding DUF7007 domain-containing protein has translation MTMPLSPDNTAGSTPEYSGVEFGVSADGFQVARIGEITLAMLPLPAGGGFLASAWRQRRPLCDLTRADFYSHEGRLADEAAFQARVLETAEHVGELALLDRVQARMVCSTPWGASQMATIYAEGVVSHVTAGHGGFQLSVERNSKVHPMLRAEGGWYEEDCAWSIVTFTYPQLFTSYERRSAERQIKDRWPEAWETMSGQVLVQGESHAKDRKAFDLAHADDWVVISALRSDHHPGMTEMIATRGGKRDHHVDERRFLVPATEYEVGRFGFVIDEARHAAYDGPSSFVSWSGRNPA, from the coding sequence ATGACGATGCCTCTGTCCCCAGACAATACCGCCGGCTCTACCCCTGAATATTCAGGGGTAGAATTCGGCGTCAGTGCCGATGGCTTTCAGGTTGCCAGGATCGGTGAGATCACCCTTGCCATGCTGCCCTTGCCGGCGGGCGGCGGGTTTCTGGCGAGCGCATGGCGTCAGCGCCGTCCGCTTTGCGACCTGACCCGAGCTGACTTCTACAGCCATGAGGGCCGGCTTGCCGACGAGGCTGCTTTCCAGGCGCGGGTGCTGGAAACCGCGGAGCACGTTGGCGAGCTGGCTCTGCTCGATCGCGTGCAGGCGCGGATGGTCTGCAGCACGCCATGGGGTGCTTCGCAGATGGCGACCATCTATGCAGAAGGCGTCGTCTCGCATGTCACCGCCGGTCACGGCGGCTTCCAGCTCTCGGTCGAACGCAACAGCAAGGTTCATCCGATGCTGCGGGCGGAGGGCGGCTGGTACGAAGAGGACTGCGCCTGGTCGATCGTCACTTTCACCTATCCGCAGCTCTTCACGTCCTATGAGCGGCGGAGCGCCGAAAGGCAGATCAAGGATCGGTGGCCGGAAGCCTGGGAAACAATGTCCGGTCAGGTCCTGGTGCAGGGCGAATCCCACGCGAAAGATCGCAAGGCGTTCGATCTGGCGCATGCTGACGATTGGGTGGTGATCTCGGCCCTCAGATCCGATCATCATCCCGGCATGACCGAGATGATCGCCACCCGCGGCGGCAAGCGAGACCATCATGTCGACGAGCGCCGGTTTCTGGTTCCGGCCACCGAATATGAGGTCGGACGCTTCGGCTTCGTGATCGATGAAGCGCGCCATGCTGCCTATGACGGCCCTTCCAGCTTTGTCTCGTGGTCGGGGAGGAACCCGGCATGA
- a CDS encoding DUF3085 domain-containing protein, translating into MLSFPIESVRAVIARGRADAQANGGYRNPHYGLFPGRDEQPGVWLVGDNGVYLCSNGKLPNGEKPFVAYALECDPRTNDDWFEVKRMTFGGDDGVEFIDAAQLEAMISVCPNARHLGITFDEDSMEVFIIEWS; encoded by the coding sequence ATGCTTTCCTTTCCGATTGAATCCGTGCGTGCGGTGATCGCCCGCGGCCGCGCCGACGCCCAGGCCAATGGCGGCTACCGCAATCCCCATTATGGCCTTTTTCCCGGTCGCGACGAACAGCCGGGCGTTTGGCTCGTGGGTGATAACGGTGTCTATCTTTGCTCGAACGGCAAATTGCCCAATGGCGAAAAGCCTTTCGTTGCTTACGCGCTCGAATGCGATCCTCGCACGAACGACGACTGGTTCGAGGTGAAGCGCATGACGTTCGGCGGGGACGACGGCGTGGAATTCATCGATGCCGCGCAGCTGGAGGCCATGATATCTGTCTGCCCAAACGCCAGGCATCTCGGCATCACCTTTGACGAGGACTCGATGGAGGTCTTCATCATCGAGTGGTCGTAG
- a CDS encoding DEAD/DEAH box helicase family protein, giving the protein MSNDPFTLDMFGNTALSSALGLGVTAFGSIASEAANDDNPEPTPPAPASAMRPVGVQAPIARKQGDRENFYFEDGEDRGLAASWKERARLNIAAILSADQLEKLAIPTTREQQRRLIRFTGFGAGELANGIFRRPGEVDFRDGWDDLGSSLETAVSESDYSSLSRCTQYAHFTPEFIIRAIWSGLLRMGWRGGRVLEPGIGTGLFPALMPEEYRDTSYVTGIELDPVTARIARLLQPKSRIITGDFARTDLSAIYDLAVGNPPFSDRSVRSDRQYRALGLRLHDYFIARSIDLLKPGALAAFVTSHGTMDKADTTAREHIAKSADLIAAIRLPEGSFRRDAGTDVVVDILFFRKRKAGEPEGDQAWLDVDEVRPATDDEGAIRVNRWFARNPDFVLGSHALTSGPFGETYTCRPRAGVDLETELNAAISLLPEDLYDGDPTVIDIDLEDELGVIVDLRSTGSKVREGSFFIDKARGLMQMIDGAAVAITVRRGRSADGVPEKHVRIIAKLIPVRDAVREVLKAQEQGRPWRDLQVRLRIAWSSFVRDFGPINHKTVSISEDAETGEVKETHRRPNLQPFLDDPDCWLVASIEDYDLETDTARPGPIFSERMISPPAPPVITSPADALAVVLNERGRVDVDHIAELLHRDPDVVIADLGDAIFRNPADGAWQTSDAYLSGPVRTKLTAAIAAADLDPAFKRNVSALQEVQPADLRPSDITARLGAPWIPASDVVAFVRETMGAEIKIHHMPEIGSWTVEARQLGYIATGTSEWGTDRRHAGELLADALNSRVPQIFDTFKDADSERRVLNVVDTEAARDKLQKIKTAFQTWIWSDPDRTDRLARVYNDRFNNIAPRKFDGSHLQLPGASGAFTLYGHQKRGIWRIIADGSTYLAHAVGAGKTMTMAAAIMEQRRLGLIAKAMLVVPGHCLAQAAREFLALYPSANILVADETNFTKDKRARFLSRAATAVWDAIIITHSAFRFIGVPSAFEQQMIQDELQLYEDLLTKVESDDRVSRKRLERLKEGLAERLEALSTRKDDLLTISEIGVDQIVIDEAQEFRKLSFATNMSTLKGIDPNGSQKAWDLYVKSRFIESKNPGRALVLASGTPITNTLGEMFSIQRLLGHEALHERGLHEFDAWASNFGDEKTELELQPSGKYKPVSRFSSFVNVPELIAMFRAFADVVMPEDLKAYVKVPDIATGKRQILTAAPSPAFKTYQRILEARIKAIEQREGPAQPGDDILLSVITDGRHAAIDLRLVMPVMEDEPDNKLNLLIRNAYRIWQETSHSTYIRPDGKPYDLPGAAQMIFSDLGTINVEKSRGFSAYRWIRDELIRLGVPASEIAFMQEYKKTEAKQRLFGDVRAGKVRFLIGSSETMGTGVNAQLRLKALHHLDVPWLPSQIEQREGRIVRQGNQHNEVDIFAYATQGSLDATMWQNNERKARFIAAALSGDTSIRRLEDLNEGAANQFAMAKAIASGDERLMQKAGLEADIARLERLRAAHEDDQYAVRRQIRDADREIETAIRRIGEIGQDIERLMPTSGESFAMTVTGKPYTERKEAGRALMKEILTLVQLQQQGEVHIASIGGFDLVYEGEKFGRGDNYHYQTLLQRIGATQEIELPVTVTPLGAVSRLEHALDGFVAERERYRQRLEDYRRGLASYQSRQGGEFAFADELAEKRRSLREVEEALAKSITDEAE; this is encoded by the coding sequence ATGAGCAACGATCCCTTTACGCTCGATATGTTCGGCAATACTGCACTCTCGTCTGCCCTCGGCCTCGGTGTGACCGCTTTCGGCAGTATTGCCTCCGAAGCTGCCAATGACGACAATCCCGAACCCACACCGCCGGCACCCGCCTCGGCCATGCGGCCCGTTGGCGTTCAGGCCCCTATTGCACGCAAACAGGGCGACCGTGAAAACTTCTATTTCGAGGATGGTGAGGATCGCGGACTGGCCGCCTCCTGGAAAGAGCGTGCTCGGTTGAACATCGCTGCCATTCTTTCCGCCGACCAACTCGAAAAGCTCGCTATCCCGACGACACGCGAGCAGCAGAGGCGTCTGATCCGGTTCACCGGCTTCGGTGCTGGCGAACTCGCCAACGGGATCTTCCGCCGCCCAGGTGAGGTGGATTTTAGGGATGGCTGGGACGATCTCGGTTCATCGCTCGAGACCGCCGTATCCGAGAGCGACTATTCCAGCCTCTCGCGCTGCACCCAGTATGCTCACTTCACGCCGGAGTTCATTATCCGGGCGATCTGGTCGGGATTGCTACGGATGGGTTGGCGCGGCGGCCGGGTGCTGGAACCGGGCATCGGCACGGGCCTGTTTCCGGCATTGATGCCTGAAGAATACCGTGACACTTCCTATGTCACAGGTATCGAGCTTGATCCTGTGACGGCGCGGATTGCTCGGCTTCTGCAGCCGAAGTCACGGATCATCACCGGCGATTTCGCCCGCACCGACCTGTCGGCGATCTATGATCTTGCGGTCGGCAACCCACCCTTTTCCGATCGTTCAGTACGTTCGGATCGCCAGTATCGCGCGCTCGGACTGCGCCTCCATGACTATTTCATTGCCCGGTCCATCGACCTGCTGAAGCCCGGTGCGTTGGCTGCCTTCGTCACATCACATGGCACGATGGACAAGGCCGACACGACAGCTCGCGAACATATCGCCAAATCCGCCGACCTGATCGCGGCAATCCGTCTGCCCGAAGGCAGTTTTCGGCGGGATGCCGGCACGGACGTCGTGGTCGACATCCTGTTCTTCCGCAAGCGCAAGGCCGGTGAGCCGGAGGGCGATCAGGCATGGCTTGACGTGGACGAGGTCCGCCCCGCCACTGATGATGAGGGCGCAATCCGGGTCAATCGCTGGTTCGCCCGGAACCCCGACTTCGTTCTCGGCAGCCACGCGCTGACCTCCGGTCCCTTCGGCGAGACCTATACATGCCGTCCGCGGGCCGGTGTCGATCTCGAGACCGAGCTGAACGCCGCGATCTCCCTTCTTCCGGAAGATCTTTATGACGGCGACCCGACCGTAATCGACATCGATCTGGAGGACGAGCTTGGCGTTATCGTCGACCTGCGTTCGACAGGATCGAAGGTTCGCGAAGGCAGCTTCTTCATCGATAAAGCCCGTGGGCTGATGCAGATGATCGATGGTGCCGCCGTGGCGATCACCGTGCGGAGGGGCCGCTCAGCCGACGGTGTGCCGGAAAAACATGTGCGGATCATAGCCAAGCTGATCCCGGTTCGCGACGCCGTCCGCGAAGTGCTGAAGGCACAGGAACAGGGCCGCCCGTGGCGTGATCTCCAAGTGCGGCTGCGCATCGCATGGTCGTCGTTCGTGCGCGACTTCGGTCCGATCAACCATAAGACGGTCTCGATCTCGGAAGACGCGGAGACTGGGGAGGTCAAGGAAACGCATCGCCGGCCGAACCTTCAACCCTTTCTTGACGACCCGGATTGCTGGCTTGTGGCTTCCATCGAGGATTACGATCTCGAAACCGATACTGCTCGTCCCGGCCCGATCTTTTCAGAACGGATGATCTCGCCACCAGCCCCACCGGTCATCACAAGTCCAGCCGATGCGCTGGCTGTCGTCCTCAACGAACGCGGTCGCGTCGATGTCGACCACATTGCCGAACTGCTGCATCGCGATCCGGATGTGGTGATTGCCGACCTGGGCGATGCCATCTTCCGGAACCCGGCGGATGGCGCCTGGCAGACGTCGGATGCTTATCTCTCCGGACCGGTGCGCACGAAACTTACCGCGGCGATCGCAGCCGCCGACCTCGATCCGGCGTTCAAACGGAATGTCAGCGCGTTGCAAGAGGTGCAGCCCGCCGATCTTCGGCCGTCCGATATCACCGCCCGCCTCGGTGCGCCATGGATCCCGGCCTCCGATGTGGTCGCCTTCGTCAGGGAGACGATGGGCGCCGAGATCAAAATCCACCACATGCCGGAAATCGGGTCGTGGACGGTGGAAGCCCGCCAGCTCGGGTATATCGCGACTGGCACGTCGGAATGGGGCACGGACCGCCGCCATGCCGGCGAACTACTCGCCGACGCCTTGAACTCCCGTGTCCCTCAGATCTTCGACACCTTCAAGGATGCCGATAGCGAGCGCCGGGTGCTTAACGTGGTCGACACGGAAGCGGCCCGTGACAAGTTGCAGAAGATCAAGACCGCCTTTCAGACCTGGATCTGGAGCGACCCGGATCGTACAGACCGGCTGGCGCGTGTCTACAACGACCGTTTCAACAATATCGCGCCGCGCAAGTTTGACGGCAGCCATCTTCAACTTCCGGGCGCCTCAGGCGCCTTTACTTTGTATGGCCACCAGAAGCGCGGCATCTGGCGGATCATCGCCGATGGCTCGACCTATCTCGCCCATGCCGTCGGCGCCGGTAAGACCATGACCATGGCAGCCGCCATCATGGAACAGCGCCGGCTCGGGCTGATCGCCAAAGCGATGCTGGTCGTGCCCGGTCATTGCCTGGCGCAGGCTGCGCGCGAGTTTCTGGCGCTTTATCCGTCGGCCAACATCCTCGTCGCCGACGAGACAAATTTTACCAAAGACAAGCGCGCCCGTTTCCTCAGCCGCGCAGCAACCGCTGTCTGGGATGCGATCATCATCACGCATTCCGCCTTCAGATTCATCGGCGTGCCGTCCGCTTTCGAACAACAGATGATCCAGGATGAATTGCAGCTCTATGAGGATCTTCTGACGAAGGTGGAGAGTGATGACCGTGTGTCCCGCAAACGCTTGGAGCGATTGAAGGAGGGCTTGGCTGAGCGGCTCGAAGCCCTTTCCACCCGCAAGGACGACCTCCTGACCATTTCCGAGATCGGCGTCGACCAGATTGTCATCGACGAGGCGCAGGAGTTTCGCAAGCTCTCCTTCGCCACCAACATGTCCACACTGAAAGGCATCGATCCGAACGGATCGCAGAAGGCCTGGGACCTTTACGTCAAATCGCGCTTCATCGAGTCAAAGAATCCCGGCCGCGCGCTCGTGCTGGCCTCCGGCACGCCGATTACCAATACGCTCGGCGAGATGTTCTCGATCCAGCGGCTGCTTGGCCACGAGGCCCTGCACGAACGCGGGCTCCACGAGTTCGACGCCTGGGCCTCGAACTTTGGTGACGAGAAGACGGAACTCGAGCTTCAACCCTCGGGCAAATACAAACCGGTCAGCCGCTTCTCGTCTTTCGTCAACGTGCCGGAACTGATCGCCATGTTCCGCGCCTTTGCCGACGTGGTGATGCCGGAGGATCTCAAGGCATATGTGAAAGTTCCCGATATCGCCACCGGCAAGCGGCAGATCCTGACCGCGGCTCCGAGCCCGGCCTTCAAGACGTATCAGCGGATCCTCGAAGCCCGGATCAAGGCGATCGAGCAGCGCGAGGGACCGGCGCAGCCCGGTGACGACATTCTGCTTTCCGTCATCACCGACGGCCGTCATGCGGCAATCGACCTGCGGCTCGTGATGCCGGTCATGGAGGACGAGCCGGACAACAAGCTCAACCTTCTGATCCGCAACGCCTACCGGATATGGCAGGAGACGTCGCATAGCACTTATATACGCCCGGACGGCAAGCCATACGATCTGCCGGGCGCCGCCCAGATGATCTTTTCCGACCTCGGCACGATCAATGTCGAGAAATCGCGGGGCTTCTCGGCTTATCGCTGGATCCGCGACGAGCTCATTCGGCTTGGCGTGCCGGCCTCCGAAATCGCCTTCATGCAGGAGTACAAGAAAACCGAAGCCAAGCAGCGCCTGTTTGGCGACGTCCGCGCCGGCAAGGTTCGCTTTCTAATCGGCTCGTCGGAGACGATGGGCACCGGCGTTAATGCGCAGCTCCGCCTGAAGGCGCTTCACCATCTCGATGTGCCGTGGCTGCCGTCACAGATCGAGCAGCGGGAGGGCCGCATCGTCCGTCAGGGCAACCAGCATAATGAGGTCGACATCTTCGCCTATGCCACGCAGGGGTCTCTCGACGCAACGATGTGGCAGAACAACGAGCGCAAGGCCCGGTTCATCGCGGCTGCGCTCAGCGGTGACACATCGATCCGCAGGCTCGAAGACCTCAACGAAGGCGCCGCCAACCAGTTCGCGATGGCCAAGGCCATCGCCTCCGGCGACGAGCGCCTGATGCAGAAAGCAGGCCTGGAGGCCGATATCGCCAGGCTCGAACGGCTGCGGGCCGCCCATGAGGACGACCAGTATGCCGTCCGCCGGCAGATCCGCGACGCCGATCGCGAGATCGAAACGGCCATCCGGCGGATCGGTGAGATCGGCCAGGATATCGAACGTCTGATGCCGACGTCGGGCGAAAGCTTCGCCATGACCGTGACGGGAAAGCCATACACCGAGCGCAAGGAGGCTGGACGAGCGCTGATGAAGGAAATCCTCACTCTGGTTCAGCTACAGCAACAGGGCGAGGTCCACATCGCCAGCATCGGCGGCTTCGACCTCGTCTATGAGGGCGAGAAGTTCGGACGCGGCGACAATTACCATTACCAGACGCTGCTGCAGCGCATCGGCGCGACCCAAGAGATCGAACTTCCTGTGACTGTCACCCCGCTCGGCGCCGTCTCTCGCCTCGAACATGCGCTCGACGGGTTTGTGGCCGAGCGGGAGCGTTATCGTCAGAGGCTTGAAGATTACCGCCGCGGGCTTGCATCCTATCAATCGCGGCAGGGTGGTGAATTCGCCTTTGCCGACGAGCTGGCGGAAAAGCGCCGGTCACTGCGTGAGGTCGAAGAGGCTTTGGCGAAGTCCATTACTGATGAAGCAGAGTAG
- a CDS encoding DUF3991 and toprim domain-containing protein, with translation MMEKQKLEDLRDRVPCAVVLEQAGFAVDLKESTRRAIKYRRSGEIVIVIHGGRGWFDPLSEAKGDVFSLIQHMEGFSFLDALNRVASLVGVDLQEPEWRRSVRDAAPAASIRERWDGRRQPWRWSLTWRYLSTDRYVPNRIIRAAVETNVLREGPYGSMWAAHVDDAGAVTGWEERGPDWRGFSTGGSKVLFRLGAKDALRLCVTEAAIDAMSLAAFEGLREGSLYLSTGGGWSPTTDVALRKLVTRTGALLVAATDANSQGESFACRLRAIADEAGCDWLRLKPPAEDWNDALRAREQGRNERRMEREGGLPHTRRPRQG, from the coding sequence ATGATGGAAAAACAGAAACTGGAAGACCTGCGGGATCGTGTCCCGTGCGCCGTCGTGCTAGAGCAGGCAGGGTTCGCGGTCGATCTGAAGGAAAGCACGCGGCGGGCAATCAAATACCGGCGCAGCGGGGAGATTGTCATCGTCATACACGGCGGCAGGGGGTGGTTTGATCCGCTGTCCGAAGCCAAGGGCGATGTCTTCAGCCTCATTCAGCATATGGAGGGTTTCTCCTTTCTTGACGCTCTGAATCGTGTCGCGTCGCTGGTCGGGGTCGACTTGCAGGAGCCAGAATGGCGACGCTCAGTGCGCGATGCGGCTCCTGCAGCATCCATCCGGGAGCGATGGGACGGCCGGCGACAGCCATGGCGCTGGTCTCTGACATGGCGCTACCTTTCAACCGATCGCTACGTACCGAACAGGATCATCCGTGCGGCTGTTGAGACCAATGTCCTGCGGGAAGGGCCTTATGGCAGCATGTGGGCGGCCCATGTCGATGACGCTGGTGCCGTGACCGGCTGGGAAGAGCGCGGCCCGGACTGGCGGGGATTTTCGACGGGCGGATCGAAAGTGCTGTTCCGGCTCGGTGCCAAAGACGCCCTGCGCTTATGCGTCACCGAAGCCGCGATCGACGCCATGAGTCTGGCCGCTTTCGAAGGGCTGCGCGAGGGAAGCCTCTATCTCAGTACCGGCGGGGGCTGGTCGCCGACGACAGACGTCGCCCTCCGCAAGCTCGTCACGCGTACGGGTGCACTGCTCGTCGCGGCGACCGATGCCAACAGCCAGGGCGAGAGTTTTGCCTGCCGCCTTCGCGCCATTGCCGATGAGGCGGGCTGCGACTGGTTACGGCTCAAGCCGCCGGCCGAGGACTGGAATGATGCGCTACGCGCTCGCGAGCAAGGAAGAAACGAAAGAAGAATGGAAAGAGAGGGAGGCCTGCCGCATACCCGCCGGCCGCGTCAAGGGTGA
- a CDS encoding ParB N-terminal domain-containing protein, with amino-acid sequence MQILKLDPRALKDNPDDTRRSKSSPQSDALLLATVKAVGIIQPPVISPEVDGGNGYIIQAGHRRVRQAIAAGLEEITVLVVEAANDNGAMRSMVENIAREPLNPVDQWRGIERLVALGWTEEAIGVALALPVRQIRKLRLLANVLPAILDHMALGDMPNEQQLRTIAAASLGEQKEVWKAHKPKKSERADWYTISRALSKTRMFAKDASFGDDLASAYGIEWVEDLFAPADQDSRYTNNVEAFLGAQQEWMTNNLPKKGAIIEVNNWGQPELPKKAERVYGKPSKSDHVGMYLDRDGKVQSIAYRMPEDKKKVKGGAATTGAAENLDNDAIVDAPKPRPVVTQKGQDMIGDFRTDALHEALGRAPIEDDTLMALLVLAFAGLNVRVDSGANETVFGSKRFKRHAARLIGEDGKLAFDQETLRVAARSMLIDVLSCRRGMSNSGVVSRIAGDAIGADSFLANMGSEDFLLCLSRQAMEAAAKEANVLPRQKVRETRFALIDRFKEGHFVHASALFAPDPSEIEDLIKHAEYLDTDANTPEDDATDGTAVDRNPASEDGGLDPSEGEDDLPETFDGDAGEADPDEQDAYGIAAE; translated from the coding sequence ATGCAGATCCTCAAACTCGACCCACGCGCGCTCAAGGATAATCCTGACGACACGCGTCGCTCGAAATCCTCACCACAATCCGACGCGCTGCTGCTTGCGACGGTGAAGGCGGTTGGCATTATCCAGCCACCTGTGATCTCCCCGGAAGTCGATGGCGGTAACGGCTACATCATCCAGGCCGGCCACCGCCGTGTGAGGCAGGCAATCGCTGCGGGACTGGAGGAAATCACCGTCCTCGTCGTCGAAGCGGCGAACGACAATGGCGCCATGCGTTCGATGGTGGAGAATATAGCGCGTGAACCGCTCAATCCCGTTGACCAATGGCGCGGCATCGAACGCCTCGTCGCTCTCGGCTGGACCGAGGAAGCGATCGGCGTGGCGCTGGCACTGCCGGTGCGCCAGATCAGGAAGCTGCGGCTTCTGGCCAATGTGCTGCCGGCCATACTCGATCACATGGCACTGGGCGACATGCCGAACGAGCAGCAACTCCGGACGATCGCCGCCGCCTCGCTCGGCGAGCAGAAAGAAGTCTGGAAGGCGCACAAGCCGAAGAAGTCCGAGCGTGCCGACTGGTACACTATCTCTCGTGCACTCTCCAAGACCCGCATGTTCGCCAAGGATGCGAGCTTCGGCGATGATCTCGCGAGCGCCTATGGCATCGAATGGGTCGAGGACCTGTTCGCGCCCGCCGATCAGGACAGTCGCTACACGAACAACGTCGAAGCTTTCCTTGGCGCGCAGCAGGAATGGATGACTAACAACCTTCCCAAGAAGGGCGCCATCATCGAGGTCAACAATTGGGGTCAGCCGGAACTGCCGAAGAAGGCGGAGCGCGTCTACGGCAAGCCGTCGAAGTCCGATCACGTCGGCATGTATCTCGATCGTGACGGCAAGGTTCAGTCGATCGCCTACCGGATGCCCGAGGACAAAAAGAAGGTGAAAGGTGGCGCGGCCACGACGGGCGCCGCCGAGAACCTCGACAATGACGCGATCGTCGATGCGCCGAAGCCTCGCCCGGTCGTCACCCAGAAGGGTCAGGACATGATCGGCGACTTCCGCACCGACGCCCTCCACGAGGCGCTCGGCCGTGCACCGATCGAGGACGACACGCTGATGGCGTTGCTCGTCCTCGCCTTCGCAGGCCTCAATGTCCGCGTCGACTCCGGTGCCAACGAGACCGTGTTCGGATCGAAGCGCTTCAAGCGTCACGCCGCCCGCCTCATCGGCGAAGACGGCAAGCTTGCTTTCGATCAGGAAACGCTGCGCGTGGCCGCACGCTCTATGCTGATCGACGTGCTGTCGTGCCGGCGGGGGATGTCGAACAGCGGGGTTGTTTCGCGGATCGCGGGTGACGCCATCGGCGCCGACAGCTTCTTAGCAAACATGGGCTCGGAAGATTTCCTTTTGTGCTTGTCGCGTCAGGCGATGGAGGCGGCGGCCAAAGAGGCGAATGTGCTGCCACGCCAGAAGGTCCGGGAAACGCGCTTCGCGCTGATCGACCGTTTCAAGGAGGGTCACTTCGTGCACGCCTCGGCGCTGTTTGCGCCGGATCCGAGCGAGATCGAAGATCTGATCAAGCATGCCGAATACCTCGACACCGATGCAAACACCCCGGAGGATGACGCTACCGATGGCACCGCCGTCGATCGAAACCCTGCGAGCGAGGATGGCGGTCTCGATCCGTCCGAGGGCGAAGATGATCTTCCGGAAACGTTTGATGGTGACGCCGGCGAGGCCGATCCCGACGAGCAGGACGCCTACGGGATCGCGGCGGAATAG
- a CDS encoding DUF1419 domain-containing protein, translating into MTFSPIRKVYQGVADRRQMFRMFDRHAQRPNRWEGNDGALYCGEWFEIDPSSHDYMFEILPPLWTRGEMFAMREFLTDSITSVFYTLKIDDRMRHFHGYCDLADSGSSERMRDAIVERETRPVRAMTHEERLDHIWSSTNDEYRGYAGERWSDRDRGKRTVLFYGGRQGTVLKLLEDLTEDEIAAKLPVHLRYLPDAIAA; encoded by the coding sequence ATGACCTTCTCTCCCATCCGCAAAGTTTATCAGGGTGTAGCCGATCGCCGGCAGATGTTCCGCATGTTCGATCGACACGCGCAACGCCCCAACCGTTGGGAGGGCAATGATGGTGCACTCTACTGCGGCGAATGGTTCGAGATCGACCCGTCGTCTCATGACTATATGTTCGAGATTCTGCCGCCGCTCTGGACGCGCGGCGAGATGTTCGCCATGCGCGAATTCCTCACCGACAGCATCACCAGCGTTTTCTACACGCTGAAGATCGACGACCGCATGCGGCATTTCCACGGTTATTGCGATCTCGCCGACAGCGGTTCGTCTGAGCGGATGCGCGATGCGATTGTCGAGCGCGAGACCCGGCCCGTGCGGGCGATGACGCACGAGGAACGCCTGGACCACATCTGGTCGAGCACGAACGACGAGTATCGCGGCTATGCCGGTGAGCGTTGGTCAGACCGCGACCGCGGCAAGCGCACCGTGTTGTTCTACGGCGGACGCCAGGGCACGGTCCTGAAGCTGCTCGAGGATCTCACCGAGGACGAGATCGCTGCCAAGCTTCCGGTGCATTTGCGCTATCTGCCTGACGCGATCGCGGCGTGA